One genomic segment of Candidatus Binatus sp. includes these proteins:
- the glk gene encoding glucokinase codes for MAGLILAGDVGGTKTELGLYQVAAGRALQLVCQHRYSTLQFKTLEDTCVDFLSDGVKVDAACLGVPGPIIDGVAQATNVPWVLSQAKLSAALGGTPVRLINDLAATAYGVMYLTSTEVAVLHPAENPPAHGNIAVLAAGTGLGESALVYENGSYYAVASEGGHVDFAPRGEEQIELLRHLEKQFGHVSYERVLSGPGIANIYRFLRDRSRIAEPAWLTDQIATGDHAAAVSDAALKKSDPVCVHALEMFCDIYGAEAANLALKVLAFGGVFLGGGIAPKILPMLTGGAFVKAFLSKGRLNEILKRMEVRVALNPAAGLIGAAHRAAAML; via the coding sequence ATGGCTGGTCTGATTCTGGCCGGCGACGTGGGTGGGACCAAGACCGAGCTTGGGCTCTACCAGGTCGCCGCTGGGCGCGCGCTTCAACTCGTGTGCCAGCATCGCTACTCGACGTTGCAGTTCAAAACTCTGGAAGATACCTGCGTCGATTTCCTCTCCGATGGCGTCAAAGTCGATGCGGCCTGCCTCGGCGTGCCCGGCCCGATCATCGACGGCGTCGCGCAAGCGACCAACGTCCCGTGGGTCCTTTCGCAAGCAAAATTATCTGCGGCACTCGGCGGCACGCCGGTCCGCCTGATCAACGATCTCGCGGCGACGGCGTACGGCGTGATGTATCTGACGAGCACGGAAGTCGCGGTGCTGCATCCGGCGGAGAATCCGCCCGCGCATGGCAACATCGCAGTGCTCGCGGCCGGTACCGGTCTCGGCGAATCGGCACTGGTGTATGAAAACGGCAGCTACTACGCGGTCGCATCGGAGGGCGGCCACGTCGACTTCGCGCCGCGCGGCGAAGAACAGATCGAGTTGCTGCGCCATCTCGAAAAGCAGTTCGGCCACGTAAGCTATGAGCGCGTGCTCTCGGGACCGGGAATCGCGAATATCTACCGCTTCCTGCGCGATCGCAGCCGCATCGCGGAGCCCGCGTGGCTTACGGATCAAATCGCGACCGGCGATCATGCGGCGGCGGTGAGCGATGCGGCGCTCAAAAAATCCGACCCCGTTTGCGTTCACGCACTCGAGATGTTTTGCGATATTTACGGGGCTGAGGCGGCGAACCTCGCGCTGAAGGTGCTCGCATTCGGCGGCGTCTTTCTCGGCGGAGGAATCGCGCCAAAGATTTTGCCGATGCTGACGGGGGGCGCGTTCGTGAAAGCATTCCTGTCGAAGGGCAGGCTGAACGAGATACTGAAGCGGATGGAAGTGCGAGTCGCGCTGAATCCCGCGGCCGGGCTGATCGGCGCGGCCCATCGCGCGGCGGCGATGCTGTGA
- the dcd gene encoding dCTP deaminase, which produces MVQSQPALRKAVAAKRIRFDPPLEEDQWGEASVDLRLGFSFTILQPIKGVKVSVARGLEELGRLGFWKTITLEEKNEMGQLNSFLLKPHQLVLAMTHESVSIPLDLIGLIEGRTAYARVGLSMHQTAPWIQPGWSGPIVLEIMNSGELDIELTPLIDRPCQLSFLKLDRKLPRSLGYGARAGDVYQGQKHPFRVGKKKN; this is translated from the coding sequence ATGGTTCAATCCCAACCGGCACTCCGCAAGGCGGTAGCTGCCAAAAGAATCAGGTTTGACCCGCCGCTTGAAGAAGATCAGTGGGGAGAGGCTTCCGTAGATCTTCGGCTGGGCTTCAGCTTCACGATCCTACAGCCGATAAAAGGCGTCAAAGTTTCGGTCGCGCGCGGTCTCGAAGAACTTGGTCGTTTGGGCTTCTGGAAAACGATCACGCTTGAGGAGAAGAACGAGATGGGCCAACTCAACTCTTTTCTTCTCAAGCCTCATCAGCTCGTGCTGGCGATGACCCATGAGAGCGTGAGCATTCCGCTGGATCTTATCGGGTTGATCGAAGGTCGCACTGCTTATGCGCGTGTCGGTCTTAGCATGCATCAAACCGCACCATGGATTCAGCCGGGATGGAGTGGACCAATCGTTCTGGAAATCATGAATAGCGGTGAACTCGACATCGAACTGACTCCTCTTATCGACCGTCCTTGTCAGTTGTCGTTCTTGAAACTCGACAGGAAACTCCCCAGAAGCCTCGGCTACGGAGCGCGGGCTGGCGATGTGTATCAAGGGCAGAAGCATCCGTTCAGAGTAGGCAAGAAAAAGAACTGA
- a CDS encoding cold-shock protein, producing MANGTVKWFSPKKGYGFITMEDGQEVFVHYSAIDGAGFRSLEQGERVEFEVAQGPKGLQASNVNKG from the coding sequence ATGGCTAACGGCACGGTCAAGTGGTTTAGCCCGAAGAAAGGCTACGGCTTCATCACGATGGAAGACGGGCAGGAAGTGTTCGTCCATTACAGCGCTATCGACGGAGCAGGGTTTCGCTCGCTCGAGCAAGGCGAGCGCGTCGAGTTCGAAGTCGCGCAGGGGCCCAAGGGGTTGCAAGCCTCGAACGTGAATAAGGG
- the fbp gene encoding class 1 fructose-bisphosphatase: MSTPPITLTRHVMSKKSAAIPVGDLALIMERIGFAGKRIARELTVASLGGELGYTGDTNVQGEQVKKLDQWGNQVFLDAFEHGYPVCSLISEEMEQPHHYADNCRDSSYCVLYDPIDGSSNIDTNGSLGTIFAVRKRAAKHGSGIEDLLAPGGQQVVAGYIVYGPSTQLVYTAGAGVDIFTLDRSLGEFLLWKENVRTPPHGSVYAVNQGNAGKWHEGARKFLAHITSRKDKRSSYSLRYCGAFAADFHRLLLEGGIYLYPGEVSEGGKSKGKLRLMYETAPLSMIAEQAGGRGSTGKGRILEVTPSAIHDRLPVYIGSAEEVALAEEFKAEG; the protein is encoded by the coding sequence ATGAGCACTCCGCCAATCACATTGACACGCCATGTCATGTCGAAGAAATCGGCCGCGATTCCGGTCGGCGACCTCGCGCTGATCATGGAGCGGATCGGATTTGCCGGTAAGCGCATCGCGCGCGAACTGACCGTCGCGTCGCTCGGGGGGGAACTCGGCTACACCGGCGATACCAACGTGCAGGGCGAGCAGGTCAAAAAACTCGACCAATGGGGCAACCAGGTTTTCCTCGACGCGTTCGAGCACGGTTACCCGGTCTGCAGCCTGATCTCCGAGGAGATGGAGCAGCCGCATCACTACGCCGACAACTGCCGCGATAGCAGTTACTGCGTGCTCTACGATCCGATCGACGGAAGCTCGAATATCGACACCAACGGCTCGCTCGGCACGATCTTCGCCGTGCGCAAGCGCGCCGCAAAGCACGGCAGCGGAATCGAAGATCTGCTCGCGCCGGGCGGCCAGCAGGTCGTCGCCGGGTACATCGTGTATGGCCCGAGCACGCAACTGGTTTATACGGCTGGCGCGGGCGTCGATATCTTCACGCTCGACCGGAGCCTCGGTGAGTTCCTGCTCTGGAAAGAGAACGTCAGGACGCCTCCGCACGGCAGCGTCTATGCGGTGAACCAGGGCAACGCCGGCAAATGGCACGAGGGCGCGCGCAAGTTCCTCGCCCATATCACCAGCCGCAAGGACAAACGCTCGAGCTATTCGCTCAGGTACTGCGGCGCGTTCGCCGCGGATTTCCATCGCCTGCTGCTCGAAGGCGGCATCTATCTCTATCCCGGCGAAGTCTCCGAGGGCGGCAAGTCCAAAGGCAAGCTCCGCCTGATGTACGAAACCGCGCCGCTCTCGATGATCGCGGAGCAGGCGGGCGGTCGCGGCTCGACCGGCAAGGGCCGCATCCTCGAGGTCACGCCGTCGGCGATTCACGATCGATTACCGGTCTATATCGGCAGCGCGGAGGAAGTTGCACTGGCCGAGGAGTTCAAAGCCGAAGGCTAA
- the zwf gene encoding glucose-6-phosphate dehydrogenase has protein sequence MSGAKLDLNHPNSRDKHHYDPCIVVIFGGAGDLSHRKLIPALYNLSIDDDLPERFAILGFSMEDLGDQQYREFARAGIEKFSRRAIAEEQWAKFAPRLHFCRGTFTAAASYQNLRERLEALDEECKTAGNRVFYFAIPPAFIDTCSAGLTAAGLIKPPAAGLPYTRVVVEKPIGSDFDSASEINGQLARHFDERQIFRIDHYLGKETVENLMVLRFANSIFEPIWTSRFIDHVQITVAEAEGVGTRASYYDHAGALRDMVQSHLLQTLCMIATEPPNTTGAESVRDAKLDVLRSLRPLGDEDLDKWVVRGQYAEGLIGGVPAKAYRDEEAIAPDSKIETFAALRCWIDNWRWAGVPFYLRTGKRLPKRASEIAIYFKSVPRILYNANPRAPLAPNMLTIRIQPDEGLDLYIMSKVPGSQTRLQQVKVDFHYVTSTPEAYETLLNDVIIGDQTLFMRRDTVEEAWKFVQPILDAWGESPIDPPIYAAGSWGPLEAALMIAADGRTWRTL, from the coding sequence GTGAGCGGCGCGAAGCTCGATCTCAATCATCCTAATTCCAGGGACAAGCATCATTACGATCCTTGTATCGTGGTGATATTCGGCGGCGCCGGTGATTTGAGCCATCGCAAGCTGATACCCGCGCTCTACAATCTCTCGATCGACGACGACTTGCCGGAACGGTTCGCGATTCTGGGCTTCTCGATGGAGGATCTGGGCGACCAGCAGTATCGCGAGTTCGCGCGCGCCGGAATCGAGAAGTTCTCGCGCCGCGCAATCGCCGAGGAGCAATGGGCCAAGTTCGCGCCGCGCCTCCATTTCTGCCGCGGCACTTTCACCGCCGCCGCCTCCTACCAGAACCTGCGCGAACGACTCGAGGCGCTCGACGAGGAATGCAAAACGGCGGGCAATCGCGTTTTCTATTTCGCGATTCCGCCGGCTTTCATCGACACCTGTTCGGCGGGATTGACCGCGGCCGGATTGATCAAGCCGCCCGCAGCCGGGCTTCCGTACACGCGGGTCGTGGTCGAGAAGCCGATCGGCTCCGATTTCGACAGCGCGTCCGAAATCAACGGGCAATTGGCGCGGCATTTCGACGAGCGCCAGATTTTCCGAATCGATCATTATCTCGGCAAGGAGACCGTGGAAAACCTGATGGTGCTGCGCTTCGCCAACTCGATCTTCGAGCCGATCTGGACCTCGCGCTTTATCGATCACGTCCAGATCACCGTCGCCGAGGCGGAAGGCGTCGGCACCCGCGCGTCGTACTACGATCACGCAGGCGCCCTGCGCGACATGGTGCAGAGTCATCTGCTGCAGACGCTCTGCATGATCGCGACCGAGCCGCCGAATACCACCGGCGCAGAATCGGTGCGTGACGCCAAGCTCGACGTGCTGCGCTCGCTGCGCCCGCTCGGTGACGAGGACCTCGACAAATGGGTGGTGCGCGGCCAGTACGCCGAGGGGTTGATCGGCGGCGTGCCGGCCAAGGCGTATCGCGACGAGGAGGCGATCGCGCCCGACTCGAAAATCGAAACTTTCGCGGCGCTCCGATGCTGGATCGACAACTGGCGATGGGCCGGCGTGCCCTTCTATCTCCGCACCGGCAAGCGCTTGCCCAAGCGCGCGAGTGAGATTGCGATTTACTTCAAGAGCGTGCCGAGGATTCTCTACAACGCGAATCCGCGCGCGCCGCTGGCGCCCAACATGCTGACGATCAGGATTCAGCCCGACGAGGGCCTCGATTTGTACATCATGTCGAAGGTTCCCGGTTCGCAGACTCGATTGCAGCAGGTCAAAGTCGATTTCCATTACGTCACTTCGACGCCGGAGGCCTACGAGACGCTGCTCAACGACGTGATTATCGGCGACCAGACGCTCTTCATGCGGCGCGACACGGTCGAGGAGGCGTGGAAGTTCGTGCAGCCGATCCTCGACGCGTGGGGCGAATCGCCGATCGACCCGCCGATCTACGCCGCCGGCTCGTGGGGACCGCTCGAAGCGGCGCTTATGATCGCGGCGGACGGACGCACTTGGCGAACGCTCTAA
- a CDS encoding enoyl-CoA hydratase/isomerase family protein, with amino-acid sequence MKYSEYQHLLFERKDDGILLITINRPDVLNATNNRLHWELSRVWLDIADDAETNVVVVTGAGRAFSAGGDLAMIEDMTANAGNIAKAWKEAGDIVYNMINLDKPIITAINGVAVGAGLAVAFMADISIASESMRITDGHLRLGVAAGDHAVIIWPLLCGMAKAKYYLMTADFIDGKEAERIGLVSLCVPADKLMDKAMEVARKLARGPQQALRFTKRSLNNWLRAAGPAFDASLALEMMGFFSPDLAEGVKALQEKRQPSFPGFATTK; translated from the coding sequence GTGAAATACAGCGAGTATCAGCATCTTCTGTTCGAGCGCAAAGACGACGGGATTCTGCTCATCACGATCAATCGTCCCGACGTTTTGAACGCCACCAATAATCGCCTGCACTGGGAGCTCAGCCGCGTGTGGCTCGATATCGCCGACGACGCCGAGACCAACGTGGTGGTCGTGACTGGCGCAGGGCGCGCGTTTTCCGCCGGCGGCGACCTCGCGATGATCGAGGACATGACCGCTAACGCCGGCAATATCGCGAAAGCGTGGAAGGAAGCGGGCGACATCGTTTACAACATGATCAATCTCGACAAGCCGATCATCACGGCGATCAATGGCGTCGCAGTCGGCGCGGGACTCGCGGTCGCGTTTATGGCCGACATTAGTATCGCGTCGGAATCGATGCGCATCACCGACGGCCATTTGCGCCTCGGCGTCGCGGCAGGCGATCACGCGGTGATCATCTGGCCGCTTTTGTGCGGGATGGCGAAAGCCAAGTACTACCTGATGACCGCGGATTTTATCGACGGCAAGGAGGCGGAGCGGATCGGTCTCGTCAGTCTGTGCGTGCCGGCCGACAAGTTGATGGACAAGGCGATGGAGGTCGCGCGCAAGCTGGCGCGCGGTCCGCAGCAGGCGCTGCGATTCACCAAGCGCTCGCTCAACAACTGGCTGCGCGCGGCGGGACCGGCGTTCGACGCGTCGCTCGCGCTCGAGATGATGGGCTTCTTCAGCCCCGATCTGGCCGAGGGCGTCAAGGCCCTCCAGGAAAAGCGCCAGCCGTCGTTCCCGGGCTTCGCCACGACGAAGTAA
- a CDS encoding class I fructose-bisphosphate aldolase: MTKRVREILSYYDSENAGVRSNLARMLNHGKLAGTGKFVILPVDQGFEHGPARSFAVNPPAYDPRYHFQLAIDAGCNAYAAPLGFLEAGAPEYAGEIPLILKLNNHDVLNDEKDPAPAVTASVKDALRLGCAAVGLTIYPGSSAAKTMYQEAREIGAEAKAHGLALVMWSYPRGSSISKQGETAIDVVAYAAQIAAQLGANIIKVKPPTAFIEQPEAKKAYESNKVTLEPLSARIKHVIQSAFDGRRIVIFSGGPKESDEQLINDIRQIHAGGGFGSIIGRNSFQRPKPAAIELLGKIMDIYRS; this comes from the coding sequence ATGACTAAACGAGTTCGCGAAATTCTTTCCTACTACGATTCCGAAAATGCCGGCGTGCGCAGCAATCTCGCGCGGATGCTCAATCACGGCAAGCTCGCCGGCACCGGCAAGTTCGTTATCCTGCCGGTGGACCAGGGCTTCGAGCACGGCCCCGCACGCAGCTTCGCCGTCAATCCGCCGGCCTACGATCCGCGTTATCACTTCCAGCTCGCGATCGATGCCGGATGCAACGCCTACGCGGCGCCGCTCGGCTTCCTCGAAGCGGGCGCGCCCGAATACGCCGGCGAGATTCCGCTCATCCTGAAGCTCAACAATCACGACGTGCTGAACGACGAGAAAGATCCCGCGCCCGCGGTCACCGCGAGCGTTAAGGACGCGCTCCGGCTCGGATGCGCCGCCGTCGGACTCACGATTTACCCCGGCTCGTCGGCGGCGAAGACGATGTACCAGGAGGCGCGGGAAATTGGCGCAGAAGCCAAGGCCCACGGCCTCGCGCTAGTGATGTGGTCCTATCCGCGCGGCTCCTCGATCAGCAAGCAGGGCGAGACGGCGATCGATGTGGTCGCGTACGCCGCGCAGATCGCCGCGCAACTCGGCGCGAATATCATAAAGGTAAAGCCGCCGACTGCCTTTATCGAGCAGCCCGAGGCCAAGAAGGCCTATGAATCCAACAAGGTAACGCTCGAGCCGCTCTCCGCGCGCATCAAGCACGTGATCCAGTCCGCCTTCGACGGTCGCCGGATCGTGATTTTCTCCGGCGGCCCGAAGGAAAGCGACGAGCAACTGATCAATGACATCCGCCAGATTCACGCAGGCGGCGGTTTCGGATCGATCATCGGGCGCAACAGCTTCCAGCGGCCCAAGCCGGCCGCGATCGAGCTGCTCGGCAAGATCATGGACATCTATCGAAGCTGA